One stretch of Bremerella cremea DNA includes these proteins:
- a CDS encoding DUF58 domain-containing protein → MSNTHASASRWAWLTSDYTPWANKYVYWLKTPIGILLILAAVALAMGIFVTPQGYVLLLTILAVVGLGVVWPWIGLRGVSCELKFRTRRCCEGEKAEVVVEIGNRWPIPVWGLAIENGFFIDDSSNDSNEAAVALARIPGWSRCEFVWRFQPLQRGVYPQAPPRIVTEFPFGLWKAKRLVKVQQELTVWPKTFRLSNFPLPQGNHRSVTSPSDQRTGQEGERTGVRPFRQGDSLRTIHWSLTARHGRFIVSERQGSAQTRARIYVDLDRNSHQGFGPDSTFEWAIRIAASIATELAQQHNVVVLDFGTHEEQMTGSQASIQRTMDRLARLQPIPQPVSWRKMGRECDWSVSISTDFSACAMPTSRMIVLRSSGFSSASDAPAKQALVPEVKPWICVEDHDAAALQLLSQWTIKGREAWCGS, encoded by the coding sequence ATGAGTAACACACACGCGTCTGCCAGCCGCTGGGCCTGGTTGACGAGCGACTATACGCCGTGGGCAAACAAATATGTCTATTGGCTGAAAACGCCCATCGGCATTCTGCTTATCCTCGCAGCTGTGGCACTGGCGATGGGGATCTTCGTGACACCCCAAGGTTACGTGCTATTGCTGACGATTCTGGCCGTGGTTGGACTGGGCGTGGTTTGGCCATGGATCGGGCTGCGAGGTGTTTCGTGCGAATTGAAGTTCCGCACGCGACGTTGCTGCGAAGGCGAAAAGGCGGAAGTGGTCGTCGAAATTGGCAATCGTTGGCCCATCCCTGTCTGGGGTTTGGCGATTGAGAACGGTTTCTTTATTGACGACTCATCCAACGATAGTAACGAAGCTGCAGTGGCTTTGGCACGCATTCCTGGTTGGTCGCGATGCGAATTCGTCTGGCGTTTTCAACCACTGCAGCGTGGCGTGTACCCTCAAGCACCGCCACGGATTGTTACCGAATTCCCCTTTGGACTTTGGAAAGCCAAGCGACTAGTGAAGGTCCAGCAGGAACTGACCGTCTGGCCAAAGACCTTTCGCCTGTCGAACTTTCCTCTACCGCAAGGCAACCATCGCAGCGTAACCTCGCCCAGCGATCAACGGACCGGTCAGGAAGGAGAACGCACGGGCGTTCGGCCTTTTCGACAGGGAGATTCGCTACGCACAATCCATTGGTCGCTGACGGCCCGGCACGGTCGGTTCATCGTTTCGGAACGCCAAGGATCGGCCCAAACGCGGGCGCGCATCTATGTTGATCTTGATCGCAATTCGCATCAAGGGTTTGGCCCCGATAGCACGTTTGAATGGGCCATCCGAATTGCCGCGAGTATCGCGACGGAACTCGCCCAACAACATAACGTCGTTGTACTCGATTTTGGAACGCATGAAGAACAGATGACCGGTTCCCAGGCCAGCATTCAACGGACAATGGATCGCTTGGCCAGACTACAACCGATCCCCCAGCCGGTATCCTGGCGAAAAATGGGGCGTGAGTGCGACTGGTCTGTTTCCATTTCGACCGATTTTAGTGCCTGCGCGATGCCAACGAGTCGGATGATCGTTCTTCGTAGCAGCGGCTTTTCATCCGCTTCCGATGCTCCGGCGAAACAAGCCCTTGTGCCCGAAGTTAAGCCTTGGATTTGCGTTGAAGACCATGACGCCGCCGCGCTCC